From the Blastocatellia bacterium genome, the window ACCCGGTTGGATTCGCCGCTGCCAGCCGCGGATGAGCGCCGCCGGGATCTGCTGGGTTTTTCCGAAGACGAGTCCGGCGGCGGCCGCCAGCTCATCGGCTACGGCCACAATTGTCGCCCGCAGCGTGTAGCCAAATTTATCCTGCTGGCCGCGATAATCGGCCACCGGGCAAAACCCCGCCACGCCGATGGCCACCTCGACCAATCCCTCGCGCCAGGGTCGGCCAAAAGTATCAGAAACGATGACGCCCACATCCACGCCGGTGAGGCGTTTGATCTCCTCACGGAGGCGCTCAGCCGACGCATCAGGGTCTTCGGGCAAAAGCGTCGCCCGTCCCATCCCGACATTGGATTGATCAACGCCGGCGTTGGCGCACACCAATCCCTGCGGGGTCTCCGTCAAGAGCAATCCCCGATCCATTTTCACGACGCGCACCGTCTGGCGGAGAATCAGTTCAACCAGGCGGGCATCTTTTCCGGTGCGCCGGGCCACAGTCCGGGCGAAGGGCGATGGCTCCACCTGTTTCAGTTCGACGATTCGTCCTTCGGCTTTGGAGACAACCTTTTGCGTGACGACCAGCACATCCGTTGGACGCAGAGAGAGCTGCTGTCGCGCCAGAGCCTCCACGAGAAGTGCCGCCAGGTCATCGCCCGGCTTCACCTCCGGGATTCCTTCAATCCCGATGATCTGAATCGCTGTGGCCATCGGATGGCCCGTAAAAAGGCCGCCGTTTCCGAGCGAGCTGCCAATTGTGGATGAGAGTCGTAGCGGAGGGCAAGCTCATGAAGATCGTCGGCCGTGTCTATATCGAGCGCGAGGTTCGGGCGGTGGAGAACGAGGGTGGAGAGATTTCGCGCCTGCGCGCGCTCACGGTGAAGGCGAAAACTATCGCTGCCGAAGCAGAGCGGCAGAGCATCCGGCGGGCAGAGCCAAACTCCGTTCGATCCCCGCTGATCTCGTGAAGGGACGAGGACCACCTGATGGTGCCTGCCCGCTTCGACCATAGCCGTCACATCGTCCGGCGAGACCAGTGGAACATCACCGGGGATGACGACAACCGCTCGCACGCAAGCGCCAATGGCCCGGGCGAGGGCTCGGTCTACCGCGGCTGATTCTCCCTGGTTGAAAGGTTCGTCAATGACGAGGGCTCCCACCGCACGGGCTCTGGCGATGGCCTGCGGCTCCCGTGTGACGAGGACGATCCGATCCAGTCCGGTGGCTCTCCCAAGCGCCCGAAGCACATCCGAGAGCATGGCCGCTGCCAGTTCGCGCCGCTCCTCAGGCGACAGCCAGTTGTTCAGCCGCTGCTTCGCCGTGTGGAAATCTTTGACAGGAACGATGGCCCAAATCACGTTACACCGTTTGCTGACAGCAAGCGAGGGCGGCCTGCGCGAGGGCGCGGCTGGCCTCCCGATCTCTCATGAGCAAAGGGGCAAGAGCGACACGAATGCCCTGACGAGCGATCTCATCGGCGAGGGCTGCATCTTTTTCGTCAATGAGGAGCCAATCAATCAATCCGGAGTAGAACCGGGCGATGCCCCGGGGCGATGGCTCATACCCCTGACTGGCCAGCAACCGAGCTGCTGGACCGCTGACGGCATGCCCTCCGATCAGAGGGCTGATGGCCACCACGGGCGCCGGTGTCTCCTGGAGCGCCTGACGAATCCCGGAGATCGAAAGCATCGGCCCAATGCTGGTGATCGGGTTGCTGGGAGCAATGATCACTCCGTCGGCGTGTCGAAGGGCGTCCACCACACCGGGAGCAGGTTGCGCCCGGTCGCTGCCGACGAATTCGATCCCCGTGACCTCCGGTCGCCATCGCTCACGAACGAAATACTCCTGAAACGAGAGCACTCCGTGAGGCGTGTGAAGCCGCGTCTCCACACGATCATTGGACATGGGCAACAATCGCGCCGAAATGCCTAACGATTGACAGAGCATCGCCGTCACGTCGGCGAGCGACCACCCGCTTTGCAAAAGCCGCGTTCGCTTCAGATGCGTCGCCAGATCGCGATCGCCGAGTTTGAACCACATCGGTTCCCCATAAAAACCCATCATGGCCAGGCAGGTGAAGGTGTCGTTCCGAACGCCCCAGCCGCGCTCTTCATCCAGAAGGCCCGCCAACTGGTACATGACGGTATCGAGATCGGGCGAGATGTGGAGCCCCCACACCTGACAGTCATCGCCGGTGTTGCCGATGATCGTGAGATCGGTTGGGGAAACAACATCCATCATCCCCCGGATGAATTTCGCCCCTCCCGTCCCTCCTGTGAGAATCGTCACCCTCATTGCCTCGAACGAAGACCCTCTGAGTGATTTGCTCCCGACGATTCCCCTGAATCGGCGCCCTCTGTCGGCGAGCTAATATACCATGTCAACCGGAAGCGACGTAACCGATTTTCGACCCGGCATTGCCGGAGGGTTCGCATCCGCACTATAGCTGCCCTCCGCTACAGGTGCGGC encodes:
- the cofC gene encoding 2-phospho-L-lactate guanylyltransferase, with product MIWAIVPVKDFHTAKQRLNNWLSPEERRELAAAMLSDVLRALGRATGLDRIVLVTREPQAIARARAVGALVIDEPFNQGESAAVDRALARAIGACVRAVVVIPGDVPLVSPDDVTAMVEAGRHHQVVLVPSRDQRGSNGVWLCPPDALPLCFGSDSFRLHRERAQARNLSTLVLHRPNLALDIDTADDLHELALRYDSHPQLAARSETAAFLRAIRWPQRFRSSGLKESRR
- the cofE gene encoding coenzyme F420-0:L-glutamate ligase: MATAIQIIGIEGIPEVKPGDDLAALLVEALARQQLSLRPTDVLVVTQKVVSKAEGRIVELKQVEPSPFARTVARRTGKDARLVELILRQTVRVVKMDRGLLLTETPQGLVCANAGVDQSNVGMGRATLLPEDPDASAERLREEIKRLTGVDVGVIVSDTFGRPWREGLVEVAIGVAGFCPVADYRGQQDKFGYTLRATIVAVADELAAAAGLVFGKTQQIPAALIRGWQRRIQPGSARQLLRPAEEDLFR
- the cofD gene encoding 2-phospho-L-lactate transferase, with product MRVTILTGGTGGAKFIRGMMDVVSPTDLTIIGNTGDDCQVWGLHISPDLDTVMYQLAGLLDEERGWGVRNDTFTCLAMMGFYGEPMWFKLGDRDLATHLKRTRLLQSGWSLADVTAMLCQSLGISARLLPMSNDRVETRLHTPHGVLSFQEYFVRERWRPEVTGIEFVGSDRAQPAPGVVDALRHADGVIIAPSNPITSIGPMLSISGIRQALQETPAPVVAISPLIGGHAVSGPAARLLASQGYEPSPRGIARFYSGLIDWLLIDEKDAALADEIARQGIRVALAPLLMRDREASRALAQAALACCQQTV